From the Streptomyces nigrescens genome, one window contains:
- a CDS encoding penicillin acylase family protein, giving the protein MRRRTGRLRTAAAAALFALGATLLAPPPTAAAAAAPQDANDYCQGQCGDILPPGATGNATLVEILGNKLFGTHPEHSTDQLAPYGALASGYQSLTDDTLGSFFNDASFGVPADQAGKVTTPRNDVTITRDKKTGVPHIKGTTRYGTEFGAGYAAGQDRLWLMDLFRHIGRGELTSFAGGALANQGLEQQFWPQAPYTEDDLQAQVERIRDTNGERGKLAMQDAQAYVDGINAYREQSKNGRYFPGEYVLTGHVDAITNAGEIKPFKLTDLIALASVVGGLFGNGGGGEVPSALALLSAQQKYGVEKGTEVWESFRERDDPEAAKTLHDGSSFPYAVKPAKAKGVALPDRGSVTPEPLVFDRTGAATVKSGTPPRDPVKAPKKYKKLEGLFKDGVLPKGSFDPTQHRGMSNALLVSGKHTASGHPVAVFGPQTGYFAPQLLMLQEIQGPGISARGASFAGVGMYVQLGRGQDYSWSATSAGQDITDTFAVELCNADGSTPTKDSTSYRYRGACVPMEKLERTNSWKPTIADPTEAGSYRMQVFRTKYGTVTHRATLDGKPVAYTAQRSTYRHEADSIIGFQMFNDPSYVRDAKSFQKAAEHIGYAFNWFYADSRDIAYYNSGLNPVRNPDVDPSLPVKADDAYEWKDYDPETNTTEYTPSAQHPQSVNQDYYISWNNKQAKDYDSAGYGNGSVHRGNLLDDRVRALTKDGGVTRASLTRAMSEAAVTDLRGEDVLPELLRVVNSKPVTDPKLKTAVQQLEAWRKDGAQRRETAAGSHTYTHPDAVRLMDAWWPLMTEAVFKPGLGGDLYDALRANLGIDESPSAGHGPTGAHAGSAFQYGWWSYADKDLRAVLGDKVAGPLSWQYCGNGELSACRDTLLTTLQQASGKTAEQVYPGDDSCKAGDQWCADAIIHRTVGGLTHATISWQNRPTYQQVVEFPAHR; this is encoded by the coding sequence ATGCGACGACGTACCGGAAGGCTCAGGACCGCCGCCGCGGCCGCCCTGTTCGCCTTGGGTGCCACGCTCTTGGCACCGCCCCCCACCGCGGCCGCGGCCGCCGCACCGCAGGACGCCAACGACTACTGCCAGGGCCAGTGCGGCGACATCCTGCCGCCCGGCGCCACCGGCAACGCCACCCTGGTGGAGATCCTCGGCAACAAGCTGTTCGGCACCCACCCCGAGCACTCCACCGACCAACTCGCCCCGTACGGCGCGCTGGCGAGCGGCTATCAGTCGCTCACCGACGACACCCTCGGCAGCTTCTTCAACGACGCCTCCTTCGGCGTCCCCGCGGACCAGGCCGGCAAGGTCACCACGCCCCGCAACGATGTGACCATCACCCGCGACAAGAAGACCGGTGTCCCGCACATCAAGGGCACCACCCGCTACGGCACCGAATTCGGCGCCGGCTACGCCGCGGGCCAGGACCGGCTCTGGCTGATGGACCTCTTCCGCCACATCGGCCGCGGCGAACTGACCTCCTTCGCCGGCGGCGCGCTCGCCAACCAGGGCCTGGAGCAGCAGTTCTGGCCGCAGGCGCCGTACACCGAGGACGATCTGCAGGCCCAGGTCGAGCGCATCCGGGACACCAACGGCGAGCGCGGGAAACTGGCGATGCAGGACGCCCAGGCGTATGTCGACGGGATCAACGCCTACCGCGAACAGTCCAAGAACGGCCGCTACTTCCCCGGCGAGTACGTGCTCACCGGCCATGTCGACGCGATCACCAACGCCGGTGAGATCAAGCCCTTCAAGCTCACCGACCTGATAGCCCTGGCCTCGGTCGTCGGCGGGCTCTTCGGCAACGGCGGGGGCGGTGAGGTCCCCTCGGCCCTGGCGCTGCTCTCCGCCCAGCAGAAGTACGGCGTCGAGAAGGGCACCGAGGTCTGGGAGTCCTTCCGGGAGCGCGACGACCCCGAGGCCGCCAAGACCCTGCACGACGGCAGCAGCTTCCCGTACGCGGTGAAGCCCGCCAAGGCCAAGGGCGTGGCGCTGCCGGACCGCGGTTCGGTCACCCCCGAGCCCCTGGTCTTCGACCGCACCGGCGCGGCCACCGTCAAGAGCGGGACGCCGCCCCGCGATCCGGTCAAGGCCCCCAAGAAGTACAAGAAGCTGGAGGGCCTCTTCAAGGACGGGGTGCTGCCCAAGGGGAGCTTCGACCCCACCCAGCACCGCGGGATGTCCAACGCCCTGCTGGTGTCCGGCAAGCACACCGCGAGCGGCCACCCCGTCGCCGTCTTCGGCCCGCAGACCGGCTACTTCGCGCCCCAGCTGCTGATGCTCCAGGAGATCCAGGGACCCGGCATCAGCGCCCGCGGCGCCTCGTTCGCGGGCGTCGGGATGTACGTCCAGCTGGGCCGCGGCCAGGACTACTCCTGGAGCGCCACCTCCGCCGGCCAGGACATCACCGACACCTTCGCGGTCGAGCTGTGCAACGCGGACGGCTCGACGCCCACCAAGGACTCCACCTCCTACCGCTACCGCGGCGCGTGCGTCCCCATGGAGAAGCTGGAGCGCACCAACTCCTGGAAGCCCACCATCGCCGACCCGACGGAGGCCGGCTCCTACCGGATGCAGGTCTTCCGGACCAAGTACGGGACCGTCACCCACCGCGCGACCCTCGACGGCAAGCCCGTCGCCTACACCGCACAGCGGTCCACCTACCGCCACGAGGCCGACTCGATCATCGGCTTCCAGATGTTCAACGACCCGTCCTACGTGCGGGACGCCAAGAGCTTCCAGAAGGCAGCCGAGCACATCGGCTACGCCTTCAACTGGTTCTACGCCGACTCCCGCGACATCGCGTACTACAACAGCGGCCTCAACCCGGTCCGCAACCCCGACGTCGATCCGTCCCTGCCCGTCAAGGCAGACGACGCCTACGAGTGGAAGGACTACGACCCCGAGACCAACACCACCGAGTACACCCCGTCCGCCCAGCACCCGCAGTCCGTCAACCAGGACTACTACATCTCCTGGAACAACAAGCAGGCCAAGGACTACGACTCGGCGGGCTACGGCAACGGCTCGGTGCACCGCGGCAATCTGCTGGACGACCGGGTGCGGGCGCTGACGAAGGACGGCGGGGTGACCCGGGCGTCGCTGACCCGCGCCATGTCCGAGGCCGCGGTCACCGATCTGCGCGGTGAGGACGTGCTGCCCGAACTCCTGCGGGTGGTGAACAGCAAGCCGGTCACCGACCCGAAGCTGAAGACGGCGGTGCAGCAGCTGGAGGCCTGGCGCAAGGACGGTGCCCAGCGCCGGGAGACCGCCGCGGGCTCGCACACCTACACCCACCCCGACGCGGTACGCCTCATGGACGCCTGGTGGCCGCTGATGACGGAGGCCGTCTTCAAGCCGGGCCTCGGCGGCGACCTCTACGACGCGCTGCGCGCCAACCTCGGCATCGACGAATCACCGTCGGCCGGCCACGGCCCGACCGGGGCGCACGCCGGATCGGCCTTCCAGTACGGCTGGTGGAGCTACGCGGACAAGGACCTGCGGGCGGTGCTCGGCGACAAGGTGGCGGGCCCGCTCAGCTGGCAGTACTGCGGCAACGGTGAGCTGTCCGCCTGCCGCGACACCCTGCTGACCACGCTCCAGCAGGCGAGCGGAAAGACGGCCGAGCAGGTCTACCCCGGCGATGACAGCTGCAAGGCCGGCGACCAGTGGTGCGCGGACGCGATCATCCACCGCACGGTGGGCGGTCTGACCCACGCCACCATCAGCTGGCAGAACCGGCCGACCTATCAGCAGGTCGTGGAGTTCCCGGCCCACCGCTAG
- a CDS encoding LysR family transcriptional regulator, protein MALSGPQQYPTELLDTTMDQLRTLIVVHEAGTALGAARRLGREQSSVQKQLDTMNRTFAALCGEELVLKQGRGRDALFTATGEALVELARRTLGEWTDGVHDARRRLGRTLSVGTTRYTLGFLLDAVERVTEDYERDDVELKVTHVRTGDLFTKLRSKELDLVCGSVVVTEADEAELLAPYEVMEWRRSGLSLLTNLPPERLPGTSFGARDLPRLPLVVSARGLIGRFLTAWYGPEYRQKLSIAAEIEAAHYGFELLRSGVVSGAMLVTRGIGEAAADGRLPEAGGLRTLELVGEVGPRTEVLVGVFTRRGERDSYAPGHPLNLLWDALSRESGRWWLSS, encoded by the coding sequence ATGGCCTTGTCAGGTCCGCAGCAGTATCCGACGGAGCTGCTGGACACCACCATGGACCAGCTGCGCACACTGATCGTCGTCCACGAGGCGGGCACCGCGCTGGGCGCCGCGCGCCGGCTGGGCCGCGAGCAGTCCAGCGTGCAGAAGCAACTGGACACCATGAACCGCACCTTCGCCGCGCTGTGCGGCGAGGAGCTGGTCCTCAAGCAGGGGCGGGGGAGGGATGCCCTGTTCACCGCGACCGGGGAGGCGCTCGTCGAGCTGGCACGGCGCACACTGGGGGAGTGGACGGACGGTGTGCACGATGCCCGCCGCCGGCTCGGCCGGACGCTCTCGGTCGGCACCACCCGCTATACGCTCGGCTTTCTGCTGGACGCGGTGGAACGGGTCACCGAGGACTATGAGCGCGACGACGTCGAGCTGAAGGTCACCCATGTCCGCACCGGCGACCTCTTCACCAAACTGCGCTCCAAGGAACTCGACCTGGTCTGCGGCAGCGTGGTGGTCACCGAGGCCGACGAAGCGGAGCTGCTGGCTCCGTACGAGGTCATGGAGTGGCGGCGCAGCGGGCTCTCCCTGCTGACGAATCTGCCGCCGGAGCGGCTCCCGGGCACCTCCTTCGGCGCCCGGGACCTGCCCCGGCTGCCGCTGGTCGTCTCGGCGCGCGGTCTGATCGGCCGCTTCCTGACCGCCTGGTACGGCCCCGAATACCGGCAGAAGCTCTCCATCGCGGCCGAGATCGAGGCCGCGCACTACGGCTTCGAGCTGCTGCGGTCCGGGGTGGTGAGCGGGGCGATGCTGGTCACCCGGGGCATCGGGGAGGCGGCAGCGGACGGCCGCCTCCCGGAGGCCGGCGGGCTGCGCACCCTGGAGCTCGTCGGCGAGGTGGGCCCCAGGACCGAGGTGCTGGTCGGCGTCTTCACCCGCCGCGGCGAGCGGGACTCCTACGCCCCCGGCCACCCCCTGAACCTCCTGTGGGACGCGCTGTCCCGGGAGAGCGGGCGGTGGTGGCTGAGCTCGTGA
- a CDS encoding MFS transporter codes for MSSDATAAQTTAGAPTKTDGTSGGESLRRVAVASFIGTAIEFYDFYIYGTAAALVLNQAFFPTLDPVNATLASFSTYAVAFAARPLGSMIFGHFGDRVGRKSVLVASLLLMGLSTAFVGLLPGYGTWGIWAPLLLIALRFLQGIGLGGEWGGAALLAVEHAPRRRRGLYAAFPQLGPSVGFLAATGVFWLLSSGLDDAAFRSWGWRVPFLLSFLLVGVGLFVRLKISETPVFTKVLDAQEASKVPTVEVLRRHPRELLLGAGGMIVAYGLFYTATTYCLSYATGTLGISRNTMLGLSLVACLFLAAGTWLAATRSDGAGRRTLILAGTVLSAVWGLVLFPLLDTGQPVLIALGIGGALFCMGVVYGPMGAYLPELFSARVRYSGASLAYNLGGVLGGAVAPLVATRLQSAYGSASVGWYVSAMAVVSLLCVLALPETRERDLV; via the coding sequence GTGAGCAGTGACGCGACAGCAGCGCAGACAACGGCCGGGGCGCCGACGAAGACCGACGGGACCAGCGGCGGCGAGAGCCTGCGCCGGGTGGCGGTGGCCTCGTTCATCGGGACGGCCATCGAGTTCTACGACTTCTACATCTACGGGACGGCCGCCGCGCTCGTCCTCAACCAGGCGTTCTTCCCGACGCTCGATCCGGTCAACGCCACCCTCGCGTCCTTCTCCACCTATGCGGTGGCATTCGCCGCGCGGCCGCTCGGCTCGATGATTTTCGGCCACTTCGGCGACCGGGTGGGCCGTAAGTCCGTCCTGGTCGCGTCACTGCTGCTGATGGGGCTGTCGACGGCCTTCGTCGGGCTGCTCCCGGGCTACGGGACATGGGGCATCTGGGCGCCGCTGCTGCTGATCGCGCTGCGTTTTCTGCAGGGCATCGGGCTGGGCGGGGAGTGGGGCGGTGCCGCGCTGCTCGCGGTCGAGCATGCGCCGCGCCGGCGCCGCGGGTTGTATGCGGCGTTCCCCCAACTCGGCCCGTCCGTGGGGTTCCTGGCGGCGACCGGGGTCTTCTGGCTGCTGTCGTCCGGGCTCGACGACGCGGCGTTCCGCTCGTGGGGCTGGCGGGTGCCGTTCCTGCTGTCGTTCCTGCTGGTCGGCGTCGGGCTGTTCGTACGCCTGAAGATCAGTGAGACGCCGGTGTTCACCAAGGTGCTGGACGCCCAGGAGGCGAGCAAGGTCCCCACCGTCGAGGTACTGCGCCGGCATCCGCGCGAACTGCTGCTGGGCGCGGGCGGGATGATCGTCGCCTACGGCCTCTTCTACACCGCGACGACCTACTGCCTCTCCTACGCCACCGGCACCCTCGGCATCTCCCGCAACACCATGCTGGGGCTCTCCCTCGTCGCCTGCCTCTTCCTGGCGGCCGGCACCTGGCTCGCCGCCACCCGCTCCGACGGCGCCGGCCGCCGCACCCTGATCCTCGCCGGCACCGTCCTCTCGGCGGTGTGGGGCCTGGTGCTCTTCCCGCTGCTGGACACCGGACAGCCGGTGCTGATCGCCCTCGGCATCGGCGGCGCGCTGTTCTGCATGGGTGTGGTGTACGGCCCGATGGGCGCCTATCTGCCGGAGCTGTTCAGCGCGCGGGTGCGGTACTCGGGCGCCTCACTGGCCTACAACCTGGGCGGAGTCCTGGGCGGCGCGGTGGCTCCGCTGGTCGCCACCCGGCTCCAGTCGGCGTACGGCTCGGCGTCGGTGGGCTGGTACGTCAGCGCGATGGCGGTCGTCTCGCTGCTGTGCGTCCTGGCACTGCCGGAGACCCGGGAGCGGGACCTCGTCTGA
- a CDS encoding exo-beta-N-acetylmuramidase NamZ family protein: MALSRRVLLGQLAATGAAGAALAAGAGPARAAQPAHGGGRRVHTGFDRLAADGYRLLTGRRVGIVTNPTGVTRELRHIVDVMHADDRVRLTAVFGPEHGFRGTAQAGGSEGRYDDPATGLPVYDTYNKSGKALADIFTASGVDTVVFDIQDVGARFYTYIWTLYDCMVAAVLAGKRFMVLDRPNPVTGRSATGPVLDKAYASFVGREPIAQTHGMTVAELALLFNGEFVPEAAGRPVELETVRMTGWRRTDFYDATGLPWVPPSPNMPTPDTALVYSGTCLFEGTNLSEGRGTTRPFELLGADGIDRRWAAAATELALPGVHFREAYFAPTFSKFQGKTIGGVQLHVHDRAAFDPVRTGIGLLVTAKRVWPGFTWRPDHGIDRLTGSSAVRTMIDAGAGPDEIVAAWQEGLKGFRTVRRRYLRYP, encoded by the coding sequence ATGGCTCTGTCGAGACGCGTTCTGCTCGGGCAACTGGCGGCGACCGGAGCGGCCGGTGCGGCCCTGGCCGCGGGGGCCGGGCCCGCCCGTGCCGCGCAGCCGGCGCACGGCGGCGGGCGGCGGGTGCACACCGGCTTCGACCGGCTGGCCGCCGACGGCTACCGCCTCCTGACCGGCCGGCGGGTCGGCATCGTCACCAACCCCACCGGCGTCACCCGGGAGTTGCGGCACATCGTGGATGTGATGCACGCCGACGACCGGGTGCGGCTGACCGCCGTCTTCGGCCCCGAGCACGGCTTCCGGGGCACCGCACAGGCAGGCGGCTCCGAGGGCCGCTACGACGATCCGGCCACCGGACTGCCCGTCTACGACACCTACAACAAGAGCGGCAAAGCACTCGCCGACATCTTCACCGCCTCCGGTGTGGACACCGTCGTCTTCGACATCCAGGACGTCGGCGCCCGCTTCTACACCTACATCTGGACGCTGTACGACTGCATGGTGGCCGCGGTCCTGGCCGGCAAGCGCTTCATGGTCCTCGACCGGCCGAACCCGGTCACCGGCCGCTCGGCCACCGGCCCGGTGCTCGACAAGGCGTATGCCTCGTTCGTCGGCCGGGAGCCGATCGCGCAGACGCACGGGATGACCGTGGCGGAGCTGGCGCTGCTGTTCAACGGCGAGTTCGTCCCCGAGGCCGCCGGGCGCCCGGTGGAGCTGGAAACGGTCCGCATGACCGGCTGGCGACGCACCGACTTCTACGACGCCACCGGGCTGCCCTGGGTCCCCCCGAGCCCCAACATGCCCACCCCCGACACCGCCCTCGTCTACTCCGGCACCTGCCTCTTCGAGGGCACCAACCTCTCCGAGGGACGCGGCACCACCCGCCCCTTCGAGCTGCTGGGCGCCGACGGCATCGACCGGCGCTGGGCCGCGGCCGCCACCGAACTGGCCCTGCCCGGTGTGCACTTCAGGGAGGCCTACTTCGCCCCCACCTTCTCCAAGTTCCAGGGCAAGACGATCGGCGGCGTCCAACTGCACGTCCACGACCGCGCGGCCTTCGACCCGGTACGCACCGGCATCGGCCTCCTGGTGACCGCGAAACGGGTCTGGCCGGGCTTCACCTGGCGCCCGGACCATGGCATCGACCGCCTCACCGGCTCGTCGGCGGTACGGACGATGATCGACGCGGGCGCCGGACCGGACGAGATCGTGGCCGCCTGGCAGGAGGGCCTGAAGGGCTTCCGTACGGTGCGGCGGCGGTATCTGCGGTACCCGTAA
- a CDS encoding SDR family oxidoreductase has product MAAVRDKTVVVTGAGGGIGAALARRFAAEGARVVVNDLDEAKAKRTADEIGAVAVAGDASTVVPAAREALGGGIDIFCANAGVGTGGGPDAPEEDWALAWDVNVMAHVRAARELVPEWLERGSGRFIATVSAAGLLTMVAAAPYSVTKHGAYAFAEWLSLTYRHRGIDVHAICPQGVRTDMLAATGAAGDLVLTPTAVEPEDVAEALFAAMAEGRFLVLPHAEVADYYTARAAEPDRWLGGMNHLQQKLEQAEGRS; this is encoded by the coding sequence GTGGCAGCCGTACGGGACAAGACCGTTGTCGTGACCGGGGCGGGCGGGGGGATCGGTGCCGCGCTGGCCCGCCGGTTCGCCGCCGAGGGCGCCCGGGTCGTGGTCAACGATCTGGACGAGGCGAAGGCGAAGCGGACCGCCGACGAGATCGGGGCGGTCGCGGTCGCCGGTGACGCCTCCACCGTCGTCCCGGCGGCCCGCGAGGCGCTCGGCGGCGGTATCGACATCTTCTGCGCCAACGCCGGGGTCGGCACCGGCGGCGGGCCCGATGCGCCCGAGGAGGACTGGGCGCTGGCCTGGGACGTCAATGTCATGGCACACGTCCGGGCCGCCCGTGAGCTGGTGCCCGAGTGGCTGGAGCGCGGCAGCGGCCGCTTCATCGCCACGGTGTCCGCCGCCGGTCTGCTCACCATGGTCGCCGCCGCCCCGTACAGCGTCACCAAGCACGGTGCGTACGCCTTCGCCGAGTGGCTCTCGCTGACCTACCGGCACCGCGGCATCGACGTCCACGCCATCTGCCCCCAGGGCGTCCGCACCGACATGCTGGCCGCGACCGGCGCCGCCGGGGACCTCGTGCTCACCCCCACCGCCGTGGAGCCCGAGGACGTCGCCGAGGCGCTCTTCGCGGCCATGGCGGAGGGCCGCTTCCTGGTCCTGCCGCATGCGGAGGTCGCGGACTACTACACCGCGCGCGCCGCCGAACCCGACCGCTGGCTCGGCGGGATGAACCACCTGCAGCAGAAGCTGGAGCAGGCCGAGGGCCGCTCCTAG
- a CDS encoding AMP-binding protein, whose translation MTSYQDKPWLAQLTDAQRAPVQPPPSTLHAFRAAVGRVPDRTALAYFDGRLTYAETDALSDGVAAHLTERGFRRGDRAAVMLQNTPHFVLALLGVWKAGGVVVPVNPMYKSAEMRHILDDAEVSAVICADRTWDSFLRVTAAGAPSVRIVLTAHERDLQTRDDQRVLHGERLGPQQDADDLLTVARTAGKIRVAPDDPELTADDLALISYTSGTSGTPKGATNTHGNITYNAERQRTGLGLPEGASYFALAPLFHITGMVCQLAACIANQGTLVLAYRFEAGVVLDAFLEHRPAYTVGPSTAYMALMAHPEVTRDHFASFRTMSSGGAPLPPALVEKFRTGFGPYVHNGYGLTECTAPCASVPPGREAPVDKVSGTLAVGVPGPDTVVRIIGEDGRDLPFGEQGEIAVRGPQVVPGYWRRPDATAEGLPDGELRTGDIGFMDSDGWLYVVDRKKDMINASGFKVWPREVEDVLYSHPAVREAAVVGVPDAYRGESVKAYVSLRPGASTEPAELAAYCKERLAAYKYPRAVEILAELPKTTSGKILRRELRHRA comes from the coding sequence ATGACCTCCTACCAGGACAAGCCGTGGCTGGCACAGCTCACCGATGCCCAGCGCGCCCCCGTGCAGCCGCCCCCCTCGACGCTGCACGCCTTCCGGGCGGCGGTGGGCCGGGTCCCCGACCGTACGGCCCTCGCCTACTTCGACGGCCGGCTGACCTACGCCGAGACCGACGCGCTCTCCGACGGCGTCGCCGCCCACCTCACCGAGCGCGGCTTCCGGCGCGGCGACCGGGCCGCGGTCATGCTGCAGAACACCCCGCACTTCGTGCTCGCCCTGCTCGGCGTGTGGAAGGCGGGAGGCGTGGTGGTGCCCGTCAACCCCATGTACAAGTCCGCCGAAATGCGGCACATCCTGGACGATGCGGAGGTTTCCGCCGTCATCTGCGCGGACCGCACCTGGGACAGTTTTCTGCGCGTCACCGCCGCCGGGGCGCCGTCCGTACGGATCGTGCTCACCGCCCACGAGCGGGATCTGCAGACCCGCGACGACCAGCGGGTGCTGCACGGCGAGCGGCTCGGGCCGCAGCAGGACGCCGACGATCTGCTGACCGTCGCCCGCACGGCCGGGAAGATACGGGTGGCGCCCGACGACCCCGAGCTCACCGCTGACGACCTCGCGCTGATCAGCTACACCTCCGGCACCAGCGGCACGCCCAAGGGCGCCACCAACACCCACGGCAACATCACCTACAACGCCGAGCGCCAGCGCACCGGCCTGGGTCTCCCCGAAGGCGCCTCCTACTTCGCGCTCGCCCCGCTCTTCCACATCACCGGCATGGTCTGCCAGCTGGCGGCCTGTATCGCCAACCAGGGCACCCTGGTGCTCGCCTACCGCTTCGAGGCGGGTGTCGTCCTGGATGCCTTCCTGGAGCACCGCCCCGCCTACACGGTCGGCCCCTCGACCGCCTATATGGCGCTGATGGCCCACCCCGAGGTCACCCGCGACCACTTCGCGTCCTTCCGGACCATGTCCTCCGGCGGTGCGCCGCTGCCGCCCGCTCTCGTCGAGAAGTTCCGTACCGGTTTCGGGCCATATGTCCACAACGGCTACGGACTGACCGAGTGCACCGCGCCCTGCGCCAGCGTCCCGCCGGGCAGGGAGGCGCCGGTCGACAAGGTCTCCGGCACGCTCGCCGTCGGTGTCCCCGGCCCCGACACCGTCGTCCGGATCATCGGCGAGGACGGCCGGGACCTGCCGTTCGGCGAGCAGGGCGAGATCGCGGTCCGCGGCCCCCAGGTCGTCCCCGGCTACTGGCGCCGCCCCGACGCCACCGCCGAGGGCCTGCCGGACGGCGAGCTGCGGACCGGTGACATCGGCTTCATGGACAGCGACGGCTGGCTCTATGTCGTCGACCGCAAGAAGGACATGATCAACGCCTCCGGCTTCAAGGTGTGGCCCCGCGAGGTCGAGGACGTCCTCTACAGCCACCCGGCGGTGCGCGAGGCGGCGGTGGTCGGTGTGCCCGACGCCTACCGCGGCGAGTCGGTGAAGGCGTACGTCAGCCTGCGGCCCGGCGCCTCCACGGAACCCGCCGAGCTGGCCGCCTACTGCAAGGAACGGCTGGCGGCGTACAAATATCCCCGTGCGGTGGAGATCCTGGCCGAGCTTCCGAAGACCACGAGTGGCAAGATCCTCCGACGGGAGCTGCGCCACCGCGCATGA
- a CDS encoding TetR/AcrR family transcriptional regulator, giving the protein MAGTKDGNGNGGAKPVAQRLLATATRLFAEQGYDRTSVQEIVDAAGVTKGALYHYFGSKDDLLHEVYGRVLRLQQERLDHFADADAPVEQRLRDAAADVVVTTIENLDDTKIFFRSMHHLAPEKDKQVRAERRRYHERFRALIEEGQRTGVFAADIPADLVVDYHFGSVHHLGTWYRENGPLSPQQVADHLADLLLRALRP; this is encoded by the coding sequence ATGGCCGGCACGAAGGACGGCAATGGCAACGGCGGTGCGAAGCCGGTGGCCCAGCGGCTGCTGGCCACCGCCACCAGGCTCTTCGCGGAGCAGGGCTATGACCGCACCTCCGTCCAGGAGATCGTCGATGCGGCGGGCGTGACCAAGGGCGCCCTCTACCACTACTTCGGCTCCAAGGACGATCTGCTGCACGAGGTCTACGGCCGGGTCCTGCGGCTCCAGCAGGAGCGGCTGGACCACTTCGCGGACGCCGACGCGCCGGTGGAGCAGCGGCTGCGGGACGCCGCCGCCGATGTCGTCGTCACCACCATCGAGAACCTCGACGACACCAAGATCTTCTTCCGCTCGATGCACCACCTCGCACCGGAGAAGGACAAGCAGGTACGCGCCGAGCGGCGGCGGTACCACGAGCGGTTCCGGGCGCTGATCGAGGAGGGCCAGCGCACCGGCGTGTTCGCCGCGGACATCCCCGCCGACCTCGTCGTGGACTACCACTTCGGCTCCGTGCACCACCTGGGCACCTGGTACCGCGAGAACGGGCCGCTCAGCCCGCAGCAGGTCGCGGACCACCTCGCCGATCTGCTGCTGCGCGCCTTGCGGCCGTGA
- a CDS encoding class I SAM-dependent methyltransferase produces MTLFLREYARTSREVGAIAPSGPRLGRALTRYVIPSPGSARTVLEVGPGTGAVTRHIAGSLGRLDTLDLVEANPRFVDLLQGAYGGDPRLRFRTGLVQDHDLGTYDTIVCGLPFANFDAPTTADIFDRLLGALKPGGTLSFFGYVGGARMRRTFTGRAAREHVLDGQNTLRRILDRHTFRTELVLGNLPPARVHHLAPVSAPVQAA; encoded by the coding sequence GTGACACTGTTTCTCCGGGAGTACGCACGGACGAGCCGGGAGGTGGGGGCGATCGCTCCCAGCGGCCCCCGGCTCGGCAGGGCCCTCACCCGCTATGTGATCCCCAGCCCCGGCAGCGCCCGCACGGTCCTTGAGGTGGGGCCGGGCACCGGGGCGGTGACCCGCCATATCGCCGGCTCGCTCGGCCGGCTGGACACCCTCGACCTGGTCGAGGCCAACCCGCGCTTCGTCGACCTGCTGCAAGGTGCCTACGGCGGCGACCCGCGGCTGCGGTTCCGCACCGGCCTGGTGCAGGACCATGACCTCGGCACCTACGACACGATCGTCTGCGGTCTGCCGTTCGCCAACTTCGACGCACCGACGACCGCGGACATCTTCGACCGGCTGCTCGGGGCCCTGAAGCCCGGCGGCACCCTGTCCTTCTTCGGCTATGTGGGAGGGGCGAGGATGCGCCGCACGTTCACCGGGCGAGCGGCCCGTGAACACGTCCTCGACGGGCAGAACACCCTGCGCCGGATATTGGACCGGCACACCTTCCGTACGGAACTGGTGCTGGGCAACCTGCCGCCGGCCCGGGTGCATCACCTGGCGCCGGTCAGTGCCCCCGTTCAGGCGGCGTGA